In Elaeis guineensis isolate ETL-2024a chromosome 1, EG11, whole genome shotgun sequence, a genomic segment contains:
- the LOC105038391 gene encoding serine/threonine-protein kinase SAPK7, producing the protein MEKYELVRDIGVGNFAVARLMRNKETGELVAMKYIPRGQKIDEKVAREIINHRSLRHPNIIRFKEVVLTPTHLAIVMEYAAGGELFDRICNAGRFSEDEARYFFQQLISGVSYCHFMQICHRDLKLENTLLDGNPAPRLKICDFGYSKSSVLHSRPKSTVGTPAYIAPEVLARREYDGKLADVWSCGVTLYVMLVGGYPFEDPDDPKNFKKTFQRIVSVQYTIPEFVHISQDCRQLLSRIFVANPARRITIREIRNHPWFLRNLPRELTEAGQAVYYKRDNNAPTYSLQSVEEIMKIVKEARTPPPSFTPVGWAEEDEQEEGKQENQENEENEEEEEDEYDKRVREVHASGGISNQLIE; encoded by the exons ATGGAGAAGTACGAGCTGGTGAGAGACATAGGGGTGGGGAATTTCGCGGTGGCGAGGTTGATGCGGAACAAGGAGACCGGAGAGCTCGTCGCCATGAAGTATATCCCCCGAGGGCAGAAG ATCGATGAGAAAGTGGCGAGGGAGATCATCAATCACCGGTCTCTGCGGCATCCTAATATAATCCGGTTCAAAGAG GTCGTGCTGACTCCGACCCATTTGGCGATCGTGATGGAGTACGCCGCCGGCGGGGAGCTCTTCGACCGGATCTGCAACGCCGGGAGATTCAGCGAAGACGAG GCGAGATATTTCTTCCAGCAACTCATTTCCGGCGTCAGCTACTGCCATTTCATG CAAATTTGCCACCGAGATTTGAAGCTGGAGAACACTCTTCTCGACGGCAACCCGGCGCCCCGCCTCAAAATCTGCGACTTTGGCTACTCCAAG TCATCTGTGCTCCACTCGCGGCCCAAATCGACCGTCGGAACGCCGGCGTACATTGCCCCTGAAGTCCTCGCCCGCCGTGAATATGACGGCAAG CTGGCTGATGTATGGTCGTGTGGGGTAACCCTGTATGTGATGCTGGTGGGAGGCTACCCCTTTGAGGATCCAGATGACCCCAAGAATTTTAAGAAGACCTTTCAG AGAATAGTATCCGTCCAGTACACAATACCTGAATTTGTGCATATATCCCAGGATTGCAGGCAACTCCTCTCTCGAATCTTCGTTGCCAATCCAGCCAGG AGGATAACTATTAGGGAGATAAGAAATCACCCGTGGTTCTTGAGGAACTTACCAAGGGAGTTAACAGAAGCAGGGCAGGCAGTTTACTACAAGAGGGATAACAATGCCCCCACCTACTCCCTTCAGAGCGTCGAGGAGATCATGAAGATTGTTAAGGAGGCAAGGACCCCACCACCATCTTTCACACCTGTTGGATGGGCCGAGGAAGATGAGCAGGAGGAAGGCAAGCAAGAGAACCAAGAGAATGAAGAGaacgaagaggaggaagaagatgagtaTGATAAGAGGGTCAGGGAAGTCCATGCCAGTGGAGGAATATCCAATCAGTTGATTGAGTAA